In Microbacterium sp. SLBN-146, one genomic interval encodes:
- a CDS encoding NADP-dependent oxidoreductase: MASAIVYTELGGPEVLHRIDTPAPLPADGQLAVRVEAVGVNPIDAKLRAGIRPSPPIDEPRRVGSDGAGVVTAVGEGVDGFRVGDAIGFWGASGAYATDVVVAARRVVPRPATVSAADAAALGIPIGTAYQALRSLGVGPGDALLVHGGSGSVGQAIVQFAVLWGARVIATSSERRSARVRELGGEPVVYGDGLADRVRGIAPGGITVAIDAAGTDEALSTSLELVADTTRIATLVRGAHAERLGIRAFSGGAPWPLTAQQNAWRDEAIPVAMSLLAAGRFSLEQGPSFALDDAPEAHRAVEAGTDGKITLVP, from the coding sequence ATGGCATCCGCGATCGTCTACACCGAGCTCGGCGGGCCCGAGGTCCTGCACCGGATCGACACCCCCGCTCCCCTGCCCGCAGACGGGCAGCTGGCGGTGCGGGTCGAGGCGGTCGGCGTCAACCCGATCGACGCGAAGCTCCGCGCCGGCATCCGTCCGTCACCCCCGATCGACGAACCCCGTCGCGTGGGGTCGGATGGCGCGGGCGTCGTCACGGCCGTAGGGGAAGGCGTCGACGGGTTCCGTGTCGGAGACGCCATCGGATTCTGGGGCGCCTCCGGCGCGTACGCGACCGACGTCGTCGTCGCCGCCCGGCGCGTCGTCCCTCGCCCCGCGACCGTGAGCGCGGCCGATGCGGCGGCACTCGGCATCCCGATCGGAACGGCCTACCAGGCGCTCCGCTCGCTCGGCGTCGGCCCGGGAGACGCTCTCCTCGTTCACGGCGGGTCGGGATCCGTCGGCCAGGCCATCGTGCAGTTCGCCGTGCTGTGGGGCGCGCGCGTCATCGCGACCTCTTCCGAGCGGCGCTCCGCCCGTGTGCGCGAGTTGGGCGGCGAGCCGGTCGTCTACGGCGACGGACTCGCCGACCGTGTCCGCGGCATCGCCCCCGGCGGCATCACGGTCGCGATCGACGCCGCAGGAACCGACGAAGCCCTCTCGACGTCCCTCGAGCTGGTTGCCGACACGACGCGCATCGCGACCCTCGTGCGCGGAGCGCATGCCGAGCGGCTGGGGATCCGCGCGTTCAGCGGCGGCGCGCCCTGGCCTCTCACGGCGCAGCAGAACGCGTGGCGCGACGAAGCGATCCCCGTCGCGATGAGCCTTCTCGCCGCCGGGCGCTTCTCCCTCGAGCAGGGCCCGTCGTTCGCGCTCGACGACGCTCCGGAAGCGCATCGCGCTGTCGAAGCCGGCACGGACGGCAAGATCACGCTCGTCCCCTGA
- the hrpA gene encoding ATP-dependent RNA helicase HrpA, whose protein sequence is MSANEPTITYPPELPVSAAREEILRALRDHQVVIVAGATGSGKTTQLPKMALELGRTRIAHTQPRRIAARTIAERIAEELQVPLGSTVGYKVRFTDKVSEDTRIALMTDGILLNEIHRDRLLRRYDTIIIDEAHERSLNVDFLLGYLTRILPKRPDLKVVITSATIDPESFAKHFADAAGRPAPIIEVSGRTYPVEIRYRPAVDERAESGKRPETATDDVDGITAALRELDREPTGDVLVFLPGEAEIRDAMDAVRGMYAKDAAPTEVLPLYGRLSAAEQHRVFERSSVAGVRRRVILATNVAETSLTVPGIRYVIDTGTARISRYSTRTKIQQLPIEPVSQASAQQRSGRAGRTSPGVAIRLYGEEDFAGRDEFTEPEILRTSLASVILQMLSLGFGEIEDFPFLTKPDSRGVRAALDLLTELGAVDRGRLTDLGREISRMPTDPRFARMLVEARRTGVIRDVLAIVAGLSIPDVRERPEERREEADRLHARFADPTSDFLTLLNLWNHLQEKQRELGSSAFRRLCRAEHLNYVRVREWSDVHRQLSTLVGRPGPGGETADPDLVHKAILSGLLSHIGILDERTRPSTGGRPDKRTPPAEYLGARGTRFAIFPGSGLRKKRPSAVMAAELVETSRLFARMVAEIDPEWAEPLAGDLAKRRVSEPHWSKSTGAASAYERVTLFGVDIVPRRRVQLARFDRPLAREMFLRHALVEGDWDSSHLDKRLTAFERRNLELRRRLEKVEERERRRDILVGDEAVYRFYDARLPSDVLDVRSFEAWWKDAASRTPRLLDMSEADLVDEATRGDEHDFPARWQQGDQVLSLAYRFEPGAADDGVTVVVPLALLAQLRPEGFDWQVPGMRDELVTALLRALPKPIRRHVVPAADWAATFAGDLAGQGPESHAGLPPVPLLDALAARIQRVANQPVTAADFDMERVPGHLRITFRAVDERGRPVGSDLDLRALQASLADRTRAAVSRSLESPKRPGARPAAAPATPGAAVRFPARSGLTDWSFDDLPEIVDTAVAGGIVRGYPAIIDDGTSVALRIEATPEAAARETRAGIRRLALLGVPSPAAYVLDHLTSAEKLALAASPYSSAKALIEDARVAVADAVIARTTGGSPVRTKTAFEAVRTALSAVVVDELFTTVSLAAKILTAARDVERTLRTQNSLTLLGALNDIKGQLAGLVFPGFLSQTGLARIVHYPRYLRAALDRTASLSDNPGRDRQRMTEFERAASAYTDADGTIPPHPDARPSLVHARWLLEEYRVSLFAQSLGTAEPVSLQRILKALRE, encoded by the coding sequence GTGTCTGCGAACGAACCGACCATCACCTACCCGCCGGAGCTGCCCGTCAGCGCCGCGCGGGAGGAGATCCTGCGCGCGTTGCGCGATCACCAGGTCGTCATCGTCGCCGGCGCGACGGGGTCGGGAAAGACGACGCAGTTGCCCAAGATGGCGCTCGAGCTCGGGCGCACGCGGATCGCCCACACGCAACCCCGCCGGATCGCTGCGCGCACCATCGCGGAGCGGATCGCCGAGGAACTGCAGGTGCCGCTCGGCTCGACCGTCGGCTACAAGGTGCGCTTCACCGACAAGGTGTCCGAAGACACCCGCATCGCGCTCATGACCGACGGCATCCTCCTCAACGAGATCCACCGCGACCGTCTGCTGCGCCGCTACGACACGATCATCATCGACGAAGCGCACGAGCGCTCTCTCAACGTCGACTTCCTCCTCGGGTACCTCACGCGCATCCTCCCAAAGCGGCCCGACCTCAAGGTCGTCATCACGAGCGCGACGATCGATCCCGAGAGCTTCGCGAAGCACTTCGCGGATGCCGCGGGTCGCCCCGCCCCCATCATCGAAGTCTCGGGACGCACATACCCCGTCGAGATCCGCTACCGCCCGGCGGTGGACGAGCGCGCCGAGTCCGGGAAGCGTCCTGAAACGGCGACGGACGACGTCGACGGGATCACGGCGGCGCTGCGGGAACTCGACCGCGAGCCCACGGGCGACGTGCTGGTGTTCCTTCCCGGCGAAGCGGAGATCCGCGACGCGATGGATGCCGTTCGGGGAATGTACGCGAAAGACGCCGCCCCGACGGAGGTCCTCCCCCTCTACGGCCGTCTCTCCGCGGCCGAACAGCACCGCGTCTTCGAACGCTCGTCGGTCGCAGGAGTGCGCCGCCGTGTGATCCTCGCGACCAACGTCGCCGAGACGAGCCTCACGGTTCCCGGCATCCGCTACGTCATCGACACCGGGACGGCGCGCATCTCGCGCTACAGCACGCGCACGAAGATCCAGCAGCTCCCGATCGAGCCCGTGTCGCAGGCATCCGCGCAGCAGCGGTCGGGCCGCGCGGGACGGACGAGCCCGGGAGTCGCGATCCGCCTCTACGGCGAAGAGGACTTCGCGGGTCGAGACGAGTTCACCGAACCCGAGATCCTCCGGACGAGCCTCGCGTCCGTCATCCTCCAGATGCTGTCGCTCGGCTTCGGCGAGATCGAGGACTTCCCGTTCCTCACGAAGCCCGATTCGCGCGGCGTCCGCGCGGCACTCGACCTTCTCACCGAACTGGGAGCGGTCGATCGCGGGCGCCTGACGGACCTCGGCCGCGAGATCTCGCGGATGCCCACCGACCCGCGGTTCGCACGCATGCTCGTCGAGGCACGCCGCACCGGCGTGATCCGCGATGTCCTCGCGATCGTCGCGGGCCTGTCGATCCCCGACGTGCGAGAGCGCCCCGAGGAGCGTCGCGAAGAGGCCGACCGCCTGCACGCGCGCTTCGCCGACCCCACGAGCGACTTCCTGACGCTCCTGAATCTGTGGAACCACCTGCAGGAGAAGCAGCGCGAACTCGGGTCGAGCGCCTTCCGCCGGCTCTGCCGTGCGGAGCACCTCAACTACGTGCGCGTGCGGGAGTGGTCCGACGTGCACCGGCAGCTCTCGACGCTCGTCGGCCGGCCGGGGCCCGGTGGGGAGACCGCGGATCCCGACCTCGTCCACAAGGCGATCCTGTCGGGGCTCCTTTCCCACATCGGGATCCTCGACGAACGCACGAGACCCTCGACCGGCGGACGCCCCGACAAGCGCACACCCCCCGCGGAGTACCTCGGGGCGCGGGGCACGCGTTTCGCGATCTTCCCCGGCTCGGGACTCCGCAAGAAGCGGCCATCGGCCGTCATGGCAGCCGAGCTCGTCGAGACGAGCAGACTCTTCGCGAGGATGGTCGCCGAGATCGACCCCGAGTGGGCCGAGCCTCTCGCGGGCGACCTCGCGAAGCGCCGCGTGAGCGAACCGCACTGGTCGAAGTCGACGGGGGCAGCCTCCGCGTACGAGCGGGTGACGCTCTTCGGCGTCGACATCGTGCCGCGTCGCCGTGTGCAGCTCGCTCGCTTCGATCGCCCGCTCGCGCGGGAGATGTTCCTCCGGCACGCTCTCGTCGAGGGCGACTGGGACTCCTCGCACCTCGACAAGAGACTCACGGCCTTCGAGCGACGCAATCTGGAACTGAGGCGACGCCTCGAGAAGGTCGAGGAGCGCGAGCGTCGCCGCGACATCCTCGTGGGCGACGAAGCGGTCTATCGCTTCTACGACGCGCGCCTCCCCTCCGACGTGCTGGACGTGCGTTCCTTCGAGGCGTGGTGGAAGGATGCCGCGTCCCGCACGCCGCGCCTCCTCGACATGAGCGAGGCCGACCTCGTCGACGAAGCGACGCGCGGCGACGAACACGATTTCCCCGCCCGCTGGCAGCAGGGTGACCAAGTGCTGTCGCTCGCGTATCGGTTCGAACCGGGGGCCGCGGATGACGGTGTGACCGTCGTCGTGCCCCTCGCTCTCCTCGCGCAGCTCCGCCCGGAGGGATTCGACTGGCAGGTCCCCGGCATGCGCGACGAGCTCGTGACGGCCCTCCTGCGCGCGCTCCCCAAACCCATCCGGCGTCATGTCGTCCCCGCCGCCGACTGGGCGGCGACCTTCGCGGGCGACCTGGCCGGACAGGGACCCGAGTCGCACGCGGGCCTTCCGCCGGTGCCCCTGCTGGATGCCCTCGCGGCGCGCATCCAGCGTGTCGCGAACCAGCCCGTCACCGCGGCGGACTTCGACATGGAGCGGGTGCCGGGCCACCTTCGGATCACGTTCCGCGCGGTCGACGAGCGCGGTCGGCCCGTCGGATCCGACCTCGATCTCCGGGCTTTGCAGGCGTCGCTCGCCGACCGTACGAGAGCCGCCGTATCGCGCTCGCTCGAATCGCCGAAGCGACCGGGCGCCCGACCGGCCGCGGCACCGGCGACCCCCGGCGCCGCCGTGCGGTTCCCGGCGCGGTCAGGCCTCACCGACTGGTCCTTCGACGACCTCCCCGAGATCGTCGACACGGCGGTCGCGGGCGGGATCGTGCGCGGCTACCCCGCGATCATCGACGACGGGACGAGTGTCGCGCTGCGGATCGAGGCGACCCCCGAAGCCGCCGCCCGCGAGACCAGGGCGGGCATCCGGCGACTCGCTCTCCTCGGAGTGCCGTCTCCCGCCGCCTACGTCCTCGACCACCTGACGTCGGCCGAGAAGCTCGCCCTCGCGGCATCCCCCTACTCGTCGGCCAAGGCACTCATCGAAGACGCCCGTGTGGCCGTCGCGGACGCTGTCATCGCCCGAACGACGGGCGGCTCGCCTGTTCGGACGAAGACCGCGTTCGAAGCCGTGCGGACGGCCTTGTCGGCCGTCGTCGTCGACGAGCTGTTCACGACCGTCTCGCTCGCCGCGAAGATCCTGACCGCCGCGAGGGACGTCGAGCGGACCCTCCGAACTCAGAACTCGCTGACACTCCTCGGCGCCCTGAACGACATCAAGGGCCAGTTGGCGGGACTCGTCTTCCCCGGCTTCCTCTCGCAGACGGGACTGGCGCGCATCGTCCACTACCCCCGCTACCTGCGGGCGGCTCTCGACCGGACGGCGAGCCTCAGCGACAACCCGGGACGCGACCGGCAGCGCATGACGGAATTCGAGCGCGCTGCGTCGGCGTATACCGACGCGGACGGAACGATCCCCCCGCACCCCGACGCGAGGCCGTCGCTCGTCCATGCGCGCTGGCTGCTCGAGGAGTACCGCGTGAGCCTCTTCGCGCAGTCGCTGGGAACCGCCGAACCCGTTTCGCTGCAGCGCATCCTGAAGGCGCTCCGCGAGTAG
- a CDS encoding NYN domain-containing protein — MADLQNQRVAVYLDFDNIVMSWYDRVHGRNAYSRDRQRIAEDSSAPDVAERLAAARIDVGAIIDYAASFGTLVLTRAYADWSSPVNADYRSQLVARAVDLVQLFPAAAYAKNGADIRLAVDTVEDMFRLPDLTHVVIVAGDSDYVPLAQRCKRLGRFVVGVGVAGSTAKSLAAACDQFDAYDALPGITRPAPGKTDAAAPRARKRSKDPGADLLERALRLEGDKADDAQWQHASEVKSLIKRLDPAFSEKALGHKSFTEFVKAHPTVADVDESSNIVLIRLASDRR, encoded by the coding sequence ATGGCCGACCTTCAGAATCAGCGCGTCGCGGTCTACCTCGACTTCGACAACATCGTGATGTCCTGGTACGACCGGGTGCACGGCCGCAACGCCTATTCGCGCGACCGCCAGCGGATCGCCGAGGATTCGTCGGCTCCCGACGTCGCCGAGCGCCTCGCCGCGGCGCGGATCGACGTCGGCGCGATCATCGACTACGCGGCATCCTTCGGGACACTCGTCCTGACGCGGGCCTACGCCGACTGGTCCTCCCCCGTCAACGCCGATTACCGCTCGCAGCTCGTCGCGCGCGCCGTCGACCTCGTTCAGCTCTTCCCCGCCGCGGCGTATGCCAAGAACGGCGCCGACATCCGGCTCGCCGTCGACACGGTCGAGGACATGTTCCGTCTCCCCGATCTCACGCATGTCGTGATCGTCGCGGGCGACTCCGACTACGTCCCGCTCGCGCAGCGGTGCAAGCGTCTGGGCCGGTTCGTCGTCGGCGTCGGCGTGGCCGGATCGACGGCGAAGTCGCTCGCGGCGGCGTGCGACCAGTTCGACGCATACGATGCCCTCCCCGGCATCACGCGCCCCGCACCGGGCAAGACGGATGCCGCGGCTCCCCGCGCCCGCAAGCGCTCCAAGGATCCGGGCGCTGATCTGCTCGAACGGGCGCTGCGCCTCGAGGGCGACAAGGCCGACGATGCGCAGTGGCAACATGCTTCGGAGGTCAAGAGCCTCATCAAGCGTCTGGATCCCGCATTCAGCGAGAAGGCGCTCGGCCACAAGAGCTTCACGGAGTTCGTGAAGGCCCATCCGACGGTCGCCGACGTCGACGAGTCGAGCAACATCGTGCTGATCCGTCTCGCCTCCGACCGCCGCTGA
- a CDS encoding M20/M25/M40 family metallo-hydrolase, giving the protein MPSSVERFRELLRIPTVSHADESAIEWSRFEEFRAALTRLYPETHRVLEHELVAGHSLLYRWQGRAAGSPLVLMAHQDVVPVVESEWTHPPFDAQIIGDGANAAIHARGAIDDKGALVAILEAVEQLVAEGFRPQNDVYLAFGHNEETAGDGARAIVEVLRGRGVRLGLVLDEGGAVVDGVIPGVRIPTAMVGVAERGVMTLSLVAREAGGHASTPPTRPATARLARAIDRLQRHPFPVRLVAPVRAMLATVAPHAPQPLRALLGSLAISGPLVARVFSRLGPEMNAIVRTTAVATELEGAPGENVLATSARASINIRLLTGDTVASATERVRRIVADPSIEIDVRHGSDPSPVSPWRGESWRRIATAVGESLGHDVLTTPYIQLGASDSRWFTAIADDVYRFTPFHLTRSERDALHSHDERIRIDVWLRGIGFYRALIAAG; this is encoded by the coding sequence GTGCCATCCTCGGTCGAACGCTTCCGCGAGCTCCTGCGCATCCCGACGGTCTCGCACGCCGACGAGTCCGCGATCGAGTGGAGCCGGTTCGAGGAGTTCCGCGCGGCGCTGACGCGGCTGTATCCCGAGACCCACCGAGTGCTCGAGCACGAACTCGTCGCGGGGCACTCGCTCCTCTACCGCTGGCAGGGGAGGGCCGCCGGTTCACCCCTCGTGCTGATGGCGCACCAGGACGTCGTCCCCGTCGTCGAGAGCGAATGGACCCACCCGCCCTTCGACGCGCAGATCATCGGCGACGGCGCGAATGCCGCCATCCACGCGCGCGGCGCGATCGATGACAAGGGCGCGCTCGTCGCGATCCTCGAGGCGGTCGAACAGCTCGTGGCGGAGGGGTTCCGGCCGCAGAACGACGTCTACCTCGCGTTCGGCCACAACGAGGAGACGGCGGGCGACGGCGCGCGAGCCATCGTGGAGGTGCTCCGGGGTCGCGGAGTGCGTCTCGGACTCGTTCTCGACGAAGGCGGCGCGGTCGTCGACGGCGTCATCCCGGGTGTCCGCATTCCCACCGCGATGGTGGGCGTGGCCGAACGGGGCGTCATGACGCTCTCCCTCGTCGCCCGCGAGGCCGGCGGGCACGCGTCGACGCCGCCCACGCGCCCCGCGACGGCGAGACTCGCGCGCGCGATCGATCGGCTGCAGCGGCATCCGTTCCCCGTCCGGCTCGTCGCTCCCGTCCGCGCGATGCTCGCAACGGTCGCGCCCCACGCCCCCCAGCCCCTCCGCGCGCTCCTCGGCAGTCTCGCGATCTCGGGGCCGCTCGTCGCCCGCGTCTTCTCGAGGCTCGGCCCCGAGATGAACGCGATCGTCCGCACGACGGCCGTCGCGACGGAGCTGGAGGGCGCACCCGGCGAGAACGTCCTGGCGACGTCGGCGCGCGCCTCGATCAACATCCGCCTCCTCACAGGCGACACGGTCGCGAGCGCCACGGAGCGCGTCCGCCGTATCGTCGCGGATCCGAGCATCGAGATCGACGTGCGCCACGGCTCCGACCCCTCGCCCGTCTCACCGTGGCGCGGAGAGTCATGGCGTCGGATCGCGACCGCCGTCGGGGAGTCGCTCGGGCACGACGTCCTGACGACGCCCTATATCCAGCTGGGGGCGAGCGACAGCCGCTGGTTCACCGCGATCGCCGACGACGTCTATCGCTTCACGCCGTTCCACCTCACCCGCTCGGAGCGCGACGCCCTCCACTCGCACGACGAGCGCATCCGTATCGACGTGTGGCTCCGGGGGATCGGCTTCTACCGCGCGCTCATCGCCGCGGGCTGA
- a CDS encoding Gfo/Idh/MocA family protein yields MSALRWGILGPGGIAQAFTRDLQTAGLTVTAVGSRREEAARAFAEEFGIARAHGSYEDLVADPDVDIVYIATPHPFHADQAVLALEAGKHVLVEKPFTINADEAAAVRDVARERGLLAMEAMWTRYLPHMVRIREILAERTLGDIRAVLADHTQKISDDPHHRLNDLELGGGALLDLGIYPVSFTWDVLGAPDTINASATLAETGADTEVATIFTYASGAVATTFSASRSAGPNTAHVIGTDARIDIDATWYNASSFRVVAADGTVLETYESRIEGRGMQYQALAAERFVAEGRTDSDILPLDEVVDIMASLDAVRQIIGVGYPGEE; encoded by the coding sequence ATGAGTGCACTGCGGTGGGGAATCCTCGGTCCGGGCGGCATCGCCCAGGCCTTCACACGCGATCTGCAGACGGCGGGACTGACCGTGACGGCGGTCGGATCGCGTCGAGAAGAAGCCGCACGCGCCTTCGCCGAGGAGTTCGGGATCGCCCGCGCGCACGGCTCGTACGAGGATCTCGTCGCCGACCCCGACGTCGACATCGTCTACATCGCGACGCCGCATCCGTTCCACGCCGACCAGGCCGTCCTCGCCCTCGAAGCGGGTAAGCACGTCCTCGTCGAGAAACCCTTCACGATCAACGCCGATGAGGCCGCCGCCGTCCGCGACGTCGCGCGCGAGCGCGGCCTCCTCGCGATGGAGGCGATGTGGACGAGGTATCTCCCGCACATGGTCCGCATTCGGGAGATCCTCGCGGAACGCACGCTTGGAGACATCCGCGCCGTCCTCGCCGATCACACGCAGAAGATCTCCGACGACCCGCACCACCGACTCAACGACCTCGAGCTCGGCGGCGGAGCCCTCCTCGATCTGGGTATCTACCCCGTGTCCTTCACGTGGGACGTCCTCGGCGCACCCGACACGATCAACGCCTCCGCGACGCTCGCCGAGACGGGTGCCGACACCGAGGTCGCGACGATCTTCACGTACGCCTCCGGTGCCGTCGCGACGACGTTCTCCGCGTCGCGCTCGGCAGGACCGAACACCGCGCACGTGATCGGGACGGATGCCCGCATCGACATCGACGCGACGTGGTACAACGCCTCGTCCTTCCGCGTCGTCGCAGCAGACGGCACCGTGCTCGAGACGTACGAGTCGCGGATCGAGGGGCGCGGGATGCAGTACCAGGCTCTCGCCGCCGAGCGCTTCGTCGCCGAGGGCCGCACCGACAGCGACATCCTGCCCCTCGACGAGGTCGTCGACATCATGGCGAGTCTCGACGCCGTGCGCCAGATCATCGGCGTCGGATACCCCGGGGAGGAGTGA
- a CDS encoding O-acetylhomoserine aminocarboxypropyltransferase/cysteine synthase family protein, translated as MSASPRAFATAQVHAGHLHGVVENTAVPPIHQSNAFEFASLDDARDLFALRREGNIYSRAANPTVLVLEKRVAELEGGVAAAAVASGQAAVALALLALVKQGEHIVAARQLYGGTVDLLDDTFPDWGIDVTFVDQDDIAAWESAIRPTTRALFAESISNPIAQVLDLDAVARVAREAGLPLVIDNTIATPYLQRAKEFGAAIVVHSATKYLGGHGTSLGGVIVDLGTFDWTASPGRWPQLTETYRRVGDGSLVERFGATGSPYIALVKTKYVHDLGPSLSAFNAFQLLQGLETLDLRVQRHTDSALAVARFLASHPAVTRVHHPGLPDSPWHDNARRYLPRGTNSVFAFDVVGTGHSDTDFRRVADVIARLRTVRLVANIGDARSLVNHPASMTHSHLSPAQLAQARISPTTLRLSIGLEDPADIIADLAEALAPLVDEADAQPAAMSAR; from the coding sequence ATGTCCGCCTCTCCGCGCGCCTTCGCCACGGCCCAGGTCCACGCCGGCCACCTCCATGGCGTCGTCGAGAACACCGCCGTCCCGCCCATCCATCAGTCCAACGCGTTCGAGTTCGCGTCGCTCGACGACGCACGCGACCTGTTCGCGCTGCGGCGCGAGGGCAACATCTACAGTCGCGCGGCCAACCCCACGGTGCTCGTCCTGGAGAAGCGCGTCGCCGAACTCGAGGGCGGCGTTGCCGCAGCAGCCGTCGCGTCCGGGCAAGCCGCCGTCGCGCTCGCGCTGCTGGCGCTCGTGAAACAGGGCGAGCACATCGTCGCCGCGCGACAGCTGTACGGCGGCACCGTCGATCTGCTCGACGACACGTTCCCCGACTGGGGAATCGACGTCACGTTCGTCGACCAGGACGACATCGCGGCGTGGGAGTCTGCCATCCGCCCGACGACGCGCGCGCTCTTCGCCGAGTCGATCTCGAATCCGATCGCACAGGTCCTGGATCTGGATGCCGTCGCGCGAGTCGCGCGCGAGGCGGGCCTCCCGCTCGTGATCGACAACACGATCGCGACGCCTTACCTCCAGCGCGCGAAGGAGTTCGGCGCGGCGATCGTCGTGCATTCGGCCACGAAGTACCTCGGCGGACACGGCACGTCGCTCGGCGGCGTCATCGTCGACCTCGGGACGTTCGATTGGACGGCGTCGCCCGGCAGGTGGCCGCAGCTGACGGAGACGTATCGACGGGTGGGCGACGGGAGCCTCGTCGAGCGCTTCGGAGCGACCGGCTCCCCCTACATCGCACTCGTGAAGACGAAGTACGTCCACGACCTCGGCCCCTCGCTGTCGGCCTTCAACGCCTTCCAGTTGCTGCAAGGACTCGAGACGCTCGATCTGCGCGTCCAGCGGCACACCGACAGCGCGCTCGCGGTCGCGCGCTTCCTCGCGTCGCATCCCGCCGTGACACGCGTGCATCATCCCGGCCTCCCCGACAGCCCGTGGCATGACAACGCTCGTCGCTACCTGCCGCGGGGCACCAACTCGGTCTTCGCCTTCGACGTCGTGGGGACAGGGCACTCCGACACCGACTTCCGACGCGTCGCCGACGTCATCGCGCGGCTGCGCACGGTGCGACTCGTCGCCAACATCGGCGATGCGCGGAGCCTCGTCAACCACCCGGCATCCATGACCCACAGCCATCTGTCGCCGGCGCAGCTCGCGCAGGCGCGGATCTCGCCCACGACGCTGCGACTGTCGATCGGCCTGGAGGACCCCGCCGACATCATCGCCGATCTCGCGGAGGCGCTCGCTCCGCTCGTCGACGAGGCGGACGCTCAGCCCGCGGCGATGAGCGCGCGGTAG
- a CDS encoding aldo/keto reductase: MADQHDVPRIALNSGYDIPQLGYGVFKVPPAETEKVVLEALELGYRHIDTAAIYGNEEGVGAAIAKSGIPRDEIFLTTKLWNDRQGGDEPRAALEESLTKLGVDYVDLYLIHWPAPANGTFVNAWKQLAALNEGEAIRSIGVSNFLVEHLEAIHGETGVLPAVNQIELHPAYQQRDVVAWCADHGVHIEAWGPLGQGKYDLFGVPAVHDAASAHDRTPAQVVLRWHIQKGNIVFPKSVKADRLRENFRIFDFALSDAEMSAIDAIDPGDGSGRVGAHPTELH, encoded by the coding sequence ATGGCAGACCAGCACGACGTTCCCCGTATCGCTCTCAACTCCGGCTACGACATCCCACAGCTCGGCTACGGCGTCTTCAAGGTGCCGCCGGCCGAGACCGAGAAGGTCGTGCTCGAAGCACTCGAACTCGGATACCGGCACATCGACACGGCCGCGATCTACGGCAACGAGGAGGGTGTCGGTGCCGCGATCGCCAAGAGCGGCATCCCGCGCGACGAGATCTTCCTCACGACGAAGCTGTGGAACGACCGGCAGGGCGGCGACGAGCCGCGCGCCGCGCTCGAGGAGAGCCTCACGAAGCTCGGCGTCGACTACGTCGACCTCTACCTCATCCACTGGCCAGCCCCTGCGAACGGCACCTTCGTCAACGCGTGGAAGCAGCTCGCGGCGCTCAACGAAGGCGAGGCGATCCGCTCGATCGGCGTCTCCAACTTCCTCGTCGAGCATCTCGAGGCGATCCACGGCGAGACGGGGGTCCTCCCCGCCGTCAACCAGATCGAGCTCCACCCCGCCTACCAGCAGCGCGATGTCGTCGCCTGGTGCGCCGATCACGGCGTGCACATCGAGGCATGGGGCCCGCTCGGTCAGGGCAAGTACGACCTGTTCGGCGTGCCGGCCGTCCACGACGCGGCGTCCGCCCACGATCGCACGCCCGCCCAGGTCGTCCTCCGCTGGCACATCCAGAAGGGCAACATCGTCTTCCCGAAGTCGGTGAAGGCCGACCGCCTCCGCGAGAACTTCCGCATCTTCGACTTCGCGCTGTCGGATGCCGAGATGTCGGCCATCGACGCGATCGATCCGGGCGACGGCTCGGGCCGCGTGGGTGCGCACCCCACCGAGCTCCACTGA